One Jeotgalibaca porci genomic region harbors:
- a CDS encoding DUF4256 domain-containing protein, protein MEKETIRETLRVRFEENKHRHEGLNWEDVLERLDANPNAIKVLIAMEATGGEPDIVGTTFTFVDCSKETPSGRRSVCYDREAWEKRKKNKPETDAMTLATEIGIEMLTEAEYRDLQTYEEFDLKTSSWVKTPANIRSKGGAIFCDRRYDTVFTYHNGVDSYYSARGFRGKVTI, encoded by the coding sequence ATGGAGAAAGAAACGATTCGCGAAACGCTACGTGTTCGCTTTGAAGAAAATAAACATCGCCACGAAGGATTGAACTGGGAGGACGTTCTAGAACGTTTGGATGCGAATCCTAACGCAATCAAAGTCTTAATCGCAATGGAAGCAACGGGTGGTGAACCGGACATTGTGGGCACTACATTTACTTTTGTCGACTGTTCAAAAGAAACGCCGTCTGGTCGCCGCAGTGTTTGCTACGACCGAGAAGCGTGGGAAAAACGCAAAAAAAATAAACCTGAAACAGATGCAATGACGCTGGCTACGGAGATCGGCATTGAGATGCTGACCGAAGCAGAGTACCGGGATTTACAAACGTATGAAGAATTTGATTTGAAAACTTCCAGTTGGGTGAAAACACCTGCAAACATCCGCAGCAAAGGTGGCGCGATTTTCTGCGACCGTCGCTACGACACGGTTTTTACCTATCACAATGGGGTGGATTCGTATTACAGTGCTCGTGGGTTTAGAGGGAAAGTAACTATTTAA
- a CDS encoding alpha/beta fold hydrolase translates to MKMTVRKRVLGTLPIMEVVAHENRNKKLPLIVYYHGWQSSKEMNLTQARYLAREGFRVLLPDAMSHGDRKQPVSKIPSLTFWQSIQSNLFEFGFILDHFRKIGVVGDVIGVGGTSMGGMTTCALLTHHPEIKAAACVMGSPKPVAYKERIKYFAKEYDRYLPEDYDELVNWIPSYDLSLRPETLAGRPLFIWHGTEDTVVPYDHVAEFMEEQKDTPNITFVDEDEVHLVRTHTMEKVTDFFVKELLEK, encoded by the coding sequence GTGAAAATGACTGTTCGCAAACGCGTACTAGGAACGCTTCCGATAATGGAAGTCGTTGCGCATGAAAATAGAAATAAAAAATTACCGCTCATCGTTTATTATCATGGCTGGCAATCTTCAAAGGAAATGAATCTAACCCAAGCACGCTACTTGGCGCGTGAAGGTTTCCGGGTGTTATTGCCCGATGCAATGAGTCATGGCGACCGCAAGCAGCCCGTTTCTAAAATTCCTTCTCTGACTTTTTGGCAGAGTATTCAATCCAACTTATTCGAGTTCGGATTTATACTGGATCATTTCAGGAAAATCGGTGTGGTTGGTGACGTCATTGGTGTCGGCGGAACGTCCATGGGCGGGATGACGACGTGTGCCCTTTTAACGCATCATCCGGAAATTAAAGCAGCGGCGTGTGTGATGGGTTCGCCCAAACCTGTTGCTTATAAAGAACGCATCAAGTATTTCGCAAAGGAATACGATCGTTATTTGCCGGAGGACTACGACGAATTAGTAAATTGGATTCCGTCTTATGATTTGTCGCTTCGCCCAGAAACATTGGCGGGTCGGCCGTTGTTCATTTGGCATGGGACTGAGGATACGGTTGTGCCGTATGATCACGTGGCTGAGTTTATGGAAGAGCAGAAAGATACGCCAAACATTACTTTTGTGGATGAGGATGAAGTGCATTTGGTGCGTACCCATACAATGGAAAAAGTAACCGATTTTTTCGTAAAAGAATTGTTGGAGAAATAA
- a CDS encoding dihydroorotate dehydrogenase, with protein sequence MNRLAVSLPGLELKNPIMPASGCFGFGENFGGRFDLGVLGAVIAKSATLTERVGNPQPRVIRTTNGLLNAVGLKNPGLEAILSEKYTYLAQFNVPIIANVAGSTEEEYVEVCRRMSEAPNVKAIELNISCPNVKEGGVAFGTDPEVAARLTAACKAVTHLPIYVKLTPNVTDIVAIAQAVEAAGADAISMINTITGMAIDVTTRKPILGNLTGGLSGIGVKPIAIRMIYQVSRAVSIPIIGMGGVSTVDDVFEMIMAGATAVAIGTANFNDPLICPKIIGKLEQRMDELGIASIQSLVDEVRANR encoded by the coding sequence ATGAATCGTTTAGCTGTTTCTTTACCCGGATTAGAGTTAAAAAATCCAATTATGCCGGCATCGGGCTGTTTTGGTTTTGGTGAAAATTTCGGAGGACGATTTGATTTAGGTGTCTTGGGTGCGGTGATTGCTAAAAGTGCGACGTTGACTGAGCGCGTTGGTAATCCGCAGCCACGCGTCATTCGCACCACGAATGGATTATTAAATGCAGTAGGATTAAAAAATCCTGGTCTGGAAGCTATTTTGAGCGAAAAATATACATACCTGGCACAATTTAATGTGCCGATTATCGCCAACGTGGCCGGCTCTACTGAGGAAGAATATGTGGAAGTGTGCCGCCGTATGTCGGAGGCGCCAAACGTAAAGGCCATTGAATTGAACATTTCTTGCCCGAACGTAAAAGAGGGCGGCGTCGCATTTGGAACCGATCCAGAAGTCGCGGCGCGTCTGACCGCTGCCTGTAAAGCCGTCACGCATTTACCGATTTATGTGAAATTAACGCCGAACGTGACTGATATCGTCGCGATTGCGCAAGCCGTTGAAGCTGCCGGTGCGGACGCTATCTCTATGATTAATACGATTACGGGAATGGCAATCGACGTCACGACGCGTAAACCAATTCTTGGAAATCTAACCGGCGGGTTATCCGGTATCGGAGTAAAGCCGATTGCAATTCGGATGATTTACCAAGTGTCGCGTGCCGTGTCGATTCCGATAATCGGAATGGGCGGCGTGTCCACAGTCGATGACGTTTTTGAGATGATCATGGCAGGCGCGACTGCCGTAGCGATTGGAACTGCCAACTTCAATGACCCATTAATCTGCCCAAAAATTATCGGAAAATTAGAGCAGCGCATGGATGAGCTGGGAATTGCATCCATTCAAAGTTTGGTGGACGAAGTCCGTGCGAATCGCTAA
- a CDS encoding dihydroorotase, protein MRIVLKNGQRIVKENELERIDIAIEKGIITEIGKNLTGDKEIELHEKLVTPGLVDVHVHFREPGFTDKETIRTGTQAAARGGYTTVCAMPNTNPIPDTKEKMAAVRSLIDRDACINVEPYAPITYGLTSEELVRMNEVEAFAYTNDGVGVQDAGTMFLAMVQAAKYNRPIVAHTEDNSLLFDGVMHEGFKSKELGLPGIMGIVESSQIARDIHLAKETGVHYHVCHVSAKDSVAAIRSGKMQGVNVTAEVSPHHLLLNEGHIPSDDANYKMNPPLRSEEDQRALLEGFLDGTIDIIATDHAPHTEDEKSGGFMNAPFGIVGLETAFALLYTQFVKPGVFSLEFLIDRMSKIPARLFQLRQAELRVGSVADLAVFDLDTPYTIAKEDYRSKSSNTPFNGKTVYGMCALTLYNGAIVWNNEKDEVEK, encoded by the coding sequence ATGAGAATCGTACTAAAAAATGGCCAAAGAATTGTGAAAGAAAACGAGTTGGAACGGATTGACATTGCGATTGAAAAGGGAATAATCACGGAAATCGGCAAGAATCTAACGGGCGATAAAGAAATCGAATTGCACGAAAAGTTGGTAACGCCGGGATTGGTAGATGTCCATGTGCATTTCCGTGAGCCAGGATTTACCGACAAAGAAACGATTCGAACCGGCACACAAGCAGCTGCGAGAGGCGGCTATACAACTGTGTGCGCGATGCCGAATACAAATCCGATTCCGGATACAAAAGAAAAAATGGCAGCGGTACGGTCATTGATTGACCGGGATGCTTGTATCAATGTGGAGCCGTATGCCCCCATTACTTACGGTTTGACGAGTGAGGAACTTGTTCGTATGAATGAAGTTGAAGCTTTTGCGTACACGAATGATGGCGTAGGTGTGCAAGACGCAGGTACTATGTTTTTAGCCATGGTTCAAGCGGCGAAATACAACCGGCCGATTGTGGCCCATACTGAAGATAACAGTTTACTTTTCGATGGGGTGATGCATGAAGGCTTTAAGAGTAAAGAATTGGGACTCCCTGGAATTATGGGCATTGTTGAGAGTTCTCAGATTGCCCGGGATATTCATTTGGCGAAAGAAACCGGCGTTCACTACCATGTGTGTCATGTGTCGGCGAAAGATTCTGTTGCGGCTATCCGTTCTGGGAAAATGCAAGGCGTGAATGTCACTGCAGAAGTTTCTCCACACCATCTGTTACTGAATGAAGGCCACATTCCAAGCGACGATGCCAATTACAAAATGAACCCGCCGTTACGCAGCGAAGAAGATCAACGCGCACTATTGGAAGGGTTTCTGGATGGAACGATCGACATCATTGCGACCGATCATGCACCGCATACCGAAGACGAGAAAAGTGGCGGTTTTATGAACGCACCCTTTGGTATTGTTGGCTTGGAGACAGCTTTTGCCTTACTGTATACACAGTTTGTGAAGCCAGGCGTTTTTAGTTTGGAATTTTTGATTGACCGTATGAGTAAAATACCTGCTCGTCTGTTTCAATTGCGTCAAGCAGAATTACGCGTCGGCAGTGTGGCAGATTTGGCTGTATTTGATTTAGACACACCGTATACAATCGCGAAAGAAGATTACCGGTCGAAATCATCCAATACACCTTTTAACGGTAAAACGGTTTATGGCATGTGTGCGCTCACACTCTACAACGGAGCAATAGTTTGGAATAATGAAAAGGATGAGGTGGAAAAATGA
- a CDS encoding aspartate carbamoyltransferase catalytic subunit, which yields MRNFLSVEQFNNQEIMHLLERARAFKAGTDSFKSDATVVNMFFENSTRTKHSFEMAEHKIGMTPFNFDVGSSSVSKGESLYDSVLTMQAVGVDVAIIRHPDSNYMDQLINLKIQIVNAGSGNGQHPSQSLLDMLTIYEEFGTFQGVKVAIIGDIVHSRVAMSNMTLLNQLGAHVIFSGPPAYFNPSFERYGTYMTMDEAIKEADVVMMLRVQLERHETEELERFSKVSYHEKYGLNRARYETMKEHAIIMHPAPVNRDVELDSELVECEKSRIVQQMSNGVYARIAILEWVLEGRYE from the coding sequence ATGAGAAATTTTTTATCAGTAGAACAGTTCAATAATCAGGAAATTATGCATTTACTTGAGAGAGCACGTGCATTCAAAGCAGGGACCGACTCCTTCAAGAGCGATGCTACTGTTGTAAATATGTTTTTTGAAAACAGCACCCGAACGAAACATAGCTTTGAAATGGCCGAACACAAAATTGGCATGACACCTTTTAATTTCGATGTGGGCAGTTCTTCTGTCAGTAAAGGCGAGAGTCTGTATGATTCAGTTTTGACAATGCAAGCAGTAGGGGTTGATGTTGCGATTATCCGCCACCCCGACAGCAATTACATGGATCAACTGATTAACTTAAAAATTCAAATCGTAAATGCAGGCAGTGGAAATGGGCAACATCCCTCACAATCCCTCTTGGATATGCTGACCATTTACGAAGAGTTTGGTACTTTCCAAGGTGTTAAAGTCGCGATTATCGGCGATATCGTCCATTCACGCGTGGCGATGAGCAATATGACGCTCCTCAATCAACTGGGTGCGCATGTAATTTTTTCCGGCCCGCCGGCTTACTTTAACCCGTCGTTCGAACGTTACGGAACGTACATGACAATGGATGAAGCGATAAAAGAAGCAGACGTCGTGATGATGCTGCGGGTACAGCTCGAGCGCCACGAAACGGAAGAACTCGAACGTTTTTCTAAAGTTTCTTATCATGAAAAATACGGACTCAACCGCGCACGCTACGAAACGATGAAAGAGCACGCTATTATTATGCATCCCGCACCCGTCAATCGCGACGTCGAATTGGATAGCGAACTGGTCGAATGTGAGAAAAGTCGGATTGTTCAACAAATGAGTAACGGTGTCTATGCACGCATCGCAATTTTAGAATGGGTATTGGAGGGGCGTTACGAATGA
- the pyrR gene encoding bifunctional pyr operon transcriptional regulator/uracil phosphoribosyltransferase PyrR, with amino-acid sequence MAKVIMNDKEMLRALTRLSYEIVERNKGVENILLLGIETRGVYLAKRIAERIAQIEGPVAVKGLDIKPYRDDWEGDKPEPAPEKDLTNKKVILVDDVLYTGRSIRAALDACIDRGRPAEISLAVLVDRGHRELPIRPDYIGKNIPTSRKERVRVHVQERDGEDAVLIE; translated from the coding sequence ATGGCTAAGGTAATCATGAATGATAAGGAAATGCTGCGCGCTTTGACGCGTCTATCTTACGAAATTGTCGAAAGAAACAAGGGCGTTGAAAATATCTTACTGCTGGGAATTGAGACGCGCGGGGTTTATTTAGCCAAGCGGATTGCTGAGCGAATTGCACAAATAGAAGGACCTGTTGCAGTCAAAGGTCTGGATATCAAGCCTTACCGTGATGATTGGGAAGGGGATAAACCTGAACCCGCTCCTGAAAAGGACTTAACGAATAAAAAAGTAATCTTAGTGGATGATGTTTTATATACCGGTCGTTCGATTCGTGCCGCACTGGATGCGTGCATTGACCGTGGTAGGCCGGCTGAGATTTCACTGGCTGTCTTGGTCGATCGGGGTCACCGGGAACTACCGATTCGTCCAGACTATATCGGGAAAAACATTCCGACTTCTCGCAAGGAACGTGTCAGGGTACATGTACAAGAACGGGACGGAGAAGATGCCGTTTTAATTGAATAA
- a CDS encoding YcxB family protein → MEIRYTITEEDYIQFNLYHIEESASLRKQFQMLRLYLPLLMAVVIFLVGTQVLKQPALYWVVVAVLYAVGWFVIYPRLYKKSIRKNVVKMAREGDNTSVFGDKTLEIAGDKITISGQDTTEIIDKTAIKEIKQKKDLLILYNSSVSAHIIPTRYLTDSELATLTAFLKK, encoded by the coding sequence ATGGAAATACGCTATACGATTACGGAAGAAGATTATATTCAGTTTAATCTGTATCATATTGAGGAGTCCGCAAGCCTTCGGAAGCAGTTCCAGATGTTGCGTTTGTATTTGCCGCTTCTCATGGCAGTGGTTATTTTTTTAGTGGGAACACAAGTACTGAAACAGCCTGCCCTTTATTGGGTAGTCGTTGCTGTTTTGTACGCCGTTGGTTGGTTTGTAATCTATCCCCGTTTATACAAAAAGAGTATTCGAAAGAATGTGGTGAAAATGGCGCGCGAAGGTGATAATACGTCTGTATTTGGGGATAAAACCCTGGAAATTGCGGGCGATAAAATCACGATTTCCGGTCAGGATACCACGGAAATAATTGACAAAACAGCTATTAAAGAAATCAAACAAAAAAAAGATTTGCTGATTCTTTATAATAGTTCCGTTTCTGCTCATATTATTCCCACACGGTATTTGACTGATTCCGAGTTGGCGACGTTGACTGCGTTTTTAAAAAAATGA
- a CDS encoding uracil-DNA glycosylase family protein — translation MATIYEDFKEAIMKDPENLSFTERGIEPLFSAPKNAKIAIIGQAPGIKAQTTKKFWNDQSGVRLREWMGVSDALFYESDLFAVLPMDFYYPGKGKSGDLPPRKEFGPKWLPLILAALPQIELVILIGNYAQKYYLKDTKYRTLTETVAHYEEYLPAYFPIVHPSPLNGRWLKANPWFVEKVVPELQKRVAEIIN, via the coding sequence ATGGCTACGATTTATGAGGACTTTAAAGAAGCAATCATGAAAGATCCGGAAAATTTATCTTTTACAGAGCGCGGGATTGAGCCGCTCTTTTCAGCACCAAAAAATGCTAAAATTGCTATTATTGGCCAAGCACCGGGAATCAAAGCACAAACGACCAAGAAATTTTGGAATGATCAAAGTGGAGTCCGTCTTCGCGAGTGGATGGGCGTTTCCGATGCGTTATTTTATGAATCGGACTTATTTGCAGTGTTACCAATGGATTTTTATTATCCAGGAAAAGGGAAGTCGGGGGATTTACCGCCACGCAAAGAGTTCGGACCAAAATGGTTGCCTTTAATTCTAGCTGCATTACCACAGATTGAACTCGTTATTTTAATTGGTAATTACGCTCAGAAATACTATTTAAAAGATACGAAGTACCGCACTTTGACAGAAACAGTTGCACACTACGAAGAATATTTACCAGCCTATTTCCCGATTGTACACCCATCCCCGCTTAATGGCCGATGGTTGAAAGCCAATCCGTGGTTTGTCGAAAAAGTAGTACCTGAATTACAGAAACGGGTCGCAGAAATTATTAATTAA
- a CDS encoding NADPH-dependent oxidoreductase → MKLIGIVGSNAAFSYNRLLLEFIAKTYKKSFEMEVLEITDIPLFNQSDDQTNSPEIQKFNKKIMAADGVIIATPEHNRTITPALNSIIEWLSFKIHPLDKKPVMIVGASWYDQGTSRSQLHLRQILEAPGVGAYVFPGNEFLLGEAKEAFDENNNIKDPGTVKFLGEMLDKFGRYVTIINELERPAKPVAAPEDLFATGKIDTTIEGVDMYAEDWVEQAAEKVNAAEGNDYVKLDRGVLTVDQLNHFLNSMPMELTFADSNNQFLYYNHMKPAEEMLASRTPGQAGNPLAKCHPESKHGSVQWVIQQLRSGASECISVNVPTHGPDKYVVHNYQAIRDYEGNYIGINEYIHDLKPTIDWYLQQTGQELVGSKTDSVSSATANDSTTDSVSSASQTNPVETIEATDSVSGASQNH, encoded by the coding sequence ATGAAATTAATTGGTATAGTAGGTTCAAATGCGGCTTTCTCTTATAACCGCCTTTTACTAGAATTTATTGCAAAAACATATAAAAAGAGTTTTGAAATGGAAGTCTTGGAAATTACGGATATACCGCTTTTTAACCAAAGCGACGATCAAACAAATAGTCCGGAAATCCAAAAGTTCAATAAAAAAATCATGGCGGCAGATGGCGTTATTATTGCGACACCGGAACATAACCGCACGATTACACCCGCACTGAACAGCATCATTGAATGGTTGTCCTTTAAAATCCATCCCTTGGATAAAAAGCCTGTTATGATTGTGGGAGCCTCTTGGTATGATCAAGGAACCTCCAGATCACAATTACACTTGCGTCAAATTTTGGAAGCACCTGGTGTGGGAGCATATGTTTTCCCAGGTAATGAATTCCTCTTAGGCGAAGCAAAAGAAGCTTTTGACGAGAATAACAATATCAAGGACCCCGGAACAGTTAAATTCCTAGGCGAGATGCTTGATAAGTTTGGTCGTTATGTCACTATTATCAATGAATTGGAAAGACCGGCAAAACCAGTTGCAGCACCGGAAGACTTATTCGCTACTGGTAAAATTGATACAACAATTGAAGGCGTTGATATGTATGCGGAAGATTGGGTAGAGCAGGCAGCAGAGAAAGTAAATGCTGCAGAAGGAAATGACTATGTGAAGTTGGACCGCGGTGTTTTGACAGTCGATCAGTTAAACCACTTTTTGAACTCCATGCCAATGGAATTGACATTTGCGGACAGCAACAACCAATTTTTATACTATAACCATATGAAACCAGCCGAAGAAATGTTGGCTTCTCGTACACCTGGGCAAGCGGGTAACCCGTTGGCGAAGTGTCACCCAGAAAGCAAACATGGCAGTGTTCAGTGGGTTATCCAACAATTACGTTCCGGTGCATCAGAGTGTATCAGCGTAAATGTACCGACACATGGCCCGGACAAATATGTGGTACATAACTACCAAGCCATTCGCGATTATGAAGGCAACTATATTGGTATCAACGAATACATTCATGACTTGAAACCAACGATTGATTGGTACCTCCAACAAACTGGTCAAGAACTTGTGGGAAGTAAAACAGACAGCGTTTCTAGTGCGACTGCAAATGACAGCACAACAGATAGTGTTTCCAGTGCTTCTCAAACCAATCCAGTTGAGACAATCGAAGCGACAGATAGTGTGTCTGGCGCATCCCAAAACCATTAA
- a CDS encoding NADPH-dependent FMN reductase, protein MKKLIGLVGTNSDKSTNRQLLQYMSQHFDHLAEIELVEIKDFPLFDKPDTKELPAIVKEVAAKIEAADGVIISTPEYDHTITAALSNALAWLSYGIYPFVDKAVMITGASYGKLGSSRAQQHLRQILDSPELKARIMPSSEFLLGYSLQAFDENNQLVDAEKVEQLDRIFDDFLFFISITSQLMTAHAANIKEAENFSWDKK, encoded by the coding sequence ATGAAAAAATTAATCGGATTAGTAGGTACAAACTCAGACAAATCTACAAACCGTCAATTATTACAATATATGAGCCAACACTTCGATCACTTGGCTGAAATTGAATTGGTTGAAATTAAAGATTTCCCTCTATTTGATAAGCCGGATACAAAAGAATTACCGGCAATCGTTAAAGAAGTTGCGGCTAAAATCGAAGCAGCTGACGGAGTTATTATCAGTACCCCTGAATACGACCATACAATTACTGCGGCTCTTTCTAATGCACTTGCATGGTTATCATACGGAATCTATCCATTCGTTGACAAAGCTGTAATGATTACGGGTGCCTCTTACGGAAAGTTGGGATCATCCCGTGCACAACAACACTTGCGTCAAATCCTGGACTCACCTGAACTAAAAGCACGTATTATGCCGAGTTCCGAATTCTTGTTGGGCTATTCCTTACAAGCATTTGATGAAAATAATCAATTGGTTGATGCAGAGAAAGTAGAACAGTTGGATCGTATTTTCGATGACTTCTTATTCTTTATTTCTATCACTAGTCAACTAATGACCGCTCACGCTGCTAACATCAAAGAAGCTGAAAACTTTTCTTGGGACAAGAAATAG
- a CDS encoding FAD:protein FMN transferase yields the protein MLQESKIIHLMGTVIEVSVVHENAKAIISNVEKMLKMYEQRFSANDSGSELGQVNQAAGIQPVAVHPDLFELVQIGKKHSCEAGSLLNIAIGPLVQTWRIGFSDARVPDDVEIQQLLEITNPENIILDPKTQSIYLIKPGMKIDLGALAKGYIADRVIDYLRAEAVTSGLINLGGNLVVIGPAPRREDGNWRIGIQNPTKKRGDSQVVLKVSNQSVVTSGVYERHLKKESQSYHHILNPETGYPVETDMASLTIVSTQSVDGEIWTTRLFGKPIPYILEQIEQLPGIEGLIITQTGHVLITSGLKEKLV from the coding sequence ATGTTGCAAGAGAGCAAAATAATCCACTTGATGGGAACCGTTATCGAAGTCTCGGTTGTGCATGAGAACGCCAAAGCAATCATTAGTAACGTCGAGAAGATGTTAAAAATGTACGAGCAACGTTTTAGTGCAAACGATTCCGGATCCGAATTGGGACAAGTCAACCAAGCAGCGGGTATTCAGCCTGTCGCTGTACATCCAGACTTGTTCGAATTAGTACAAATTGGTAAAAAGCACAGTTGTGAGGCCGGCAGTCTTTTAAATATTGCCATTGGCCCGTTGGTTCAGACTTGGCGCATTGGCTTTTCAGATGCACGTGTCCCTGATGACGTAGAAATTCAGCAACTGCTGGAAATCACGAATCCGGAGAATATTATTTTGGATCCGAAAACCCAGAGCATTTACTTAATCAAGCCTGGAATGAAGATTGACTTAGGGGCTTTGGCTAAAGGGTATATTGCTGACCGGGTTATTGATTATTTGCGAGCAGAAGCGGTCACTTCTGGCTTAATCAATTTAGGTGGGAATCTGGTTGTGATTGGCCCAGCACCGCGCCGAGAAGATGGGAATTGGCGTATCGGTATTCAGAATCCAACCAAAAAACGGGGCGACTCGCAAGTTGTTCTCAAAGTTTCGAACCAGTCTGTGGTGACGTCCGGTGTTTATGAACGTCATCTCAAAAAAGAAAGCCAATCGTATCACCATATTTTGAATCCAGAAACGGGCTATCCGGTCGAGACAGACATGGCCAGTTTGACCATTGTTTCTACTCAATCCGTTGATGGTGAGATTTGGACAACGCGATTGTTCGGCAAACCGATTCCCTATATATTGGAGCAAATCGAACAATTGCCTGGTATTGAAGGGTTGATTATTACACAGACAGGCCACGTTTTGATCACGAGCGGTCTGAAAGAAAAGTTAGTTTAA
- a CDS encoding GNAT family N-acetyltransferase: MTEAQILIRNVSASDLDVVTLVEATCFPQAEAAPKAALNERIAAFSESFFVAEHMGEIIGFVNGNVTNERVISDDMFANTALHNPEGLYQAIFGLAVIPSFQKQGIAAKLLHHLIADAKDKGRKGVILTCKEQLLPYYTGFGFNNIGVSQSTHGGSEWYDMILEFPIE, translated from the coding sequence ATGACAGAAGCTCAAATTTTAATTCGCAATGTCTCTGCGTCAGATTTAGACGTGGTGACGTTAGTAGAAGCAACTTGTTTTCCCCAAGCAGAGGCGGCACCAAAAGCTGCTCTTAATGAACGGATTGCCGCGTTTTCGGAAAGTTTCTTTGTAGCGGAACATATGGGTGAAATCATTGGCTTTGTAAATGGTAATGTCACGAATGAACGTGTGATTAGTGACGACATGTTTGCCAATACAGCCTTACATAACCCAGAAGGCCTTTATCAAGCGATTTTCGGATTAGCGGTTATTCCGTCTTTTCAGAAACAAGGAATTGCTGCGAAGTTGTTGCACCATCTCATTGCTGATGCCAAGGATAAAGGTCGTAAGGGCGTTATTTTAACTTGTAAAGAGCAATTACTTCCTTATTACACAGGCTTTGGATTTAATAACATAGGAGTCTCCCAATCCACGCATGGCGGAAGTGAATGGTACGATATGATTCTAGAATTTCCAATTGAATGA
- a CDS encoding YwbE family protein → MDGKLRSNIKIGAKVSVVQKQDQRTGKLTEGIVAKLLTKSPNHPHGIKVMLEDGIVGRVKEVL, encoded by the coding sequence GTGGACGGAAAATTAAGAAGTAATATCAAAATCGGTGCAAAAGTAAGTGTTGTACAAAAGCAAGATCAGCGCACCGGGAAATTAACAGAGGGAATCGTTGCAAAATTATTGACGAAATCCCCGAATCATCCCCATGGCATCAAGGTTATGCTGGAAGATGGCATTGTTGGCAGAGTAAAAGAAGTACTTTAG
- a CDS encoding zinc ribbon domain-containing protein YjdM: MSGLPNCPECGSDLTYTDGTVMICPMCAHEWTEADQAAALEAQIVRDANGSELSDGDNVSVIRDIKLKGANKLKQGTRGANIRILADPVDGHDIECTIEGSGRMYLKSELVKKI, translated from the coding sequence ATGAGCGGTTTACCAAATTGTCCTGAGTGTGGCAGTGATTTGACATATACAGATGGAACGGTGATGATTTGTCCAATGTGTGCGCACGAATGGACAGAAGCAGATCAAGCAGCAGCTTTAGAAGCACAAATCGTCCGTGATGCAAACGGAAGTGAGCTAAGTGATGGTGACAACGTTTCCGTCATCCGCGATATTAAGCTTAAAGGTGCAAATAAACTTAAACAAGGTACGCGAGGCGCAAACATCCGTATTTTAGCAGATCCGGTTGATGGACATGATATTGAATGTACCATTGAAGGTTCCGGACGTATGTACTTAAAGTCTGAACTTGTAAAGAAAATATAA